From Chryseobacterium gallinarum, one genomic window encodes:
- a CDS encoding dihydrofolate reductase family protein, with protein sequence MKKLILQEFISTDGFCADREKTTGFFDGTYNNIGNEITPHQEKLMESIDLILLGKETYKMFTNYWPDAGGEDSKIAEAMNRTPKIVFSGSLQEVQWGNHGNISLVTEDAITYITSLKQKEEKNMIMWGSISLAQSLLKANLIDEIQLVVVPVAIGKGYSLFPEDFKLFHLALSDHKIFSNGVALLTYKPQEVLRPI encoded by the coding sequence ATGAAAAAGCTCATTCTACAAGAATTTATATCCACAGATGGTTTCTGTGCTGACAGAGAGAAAACAACAGGCTTTTTTGATGGGACCTATAATAACATAGGCAATGAAATAACTCCGCATCAGGAAAAACTAATGGAAAGTATTGACCTTATTCTTCTTGGGAAAGAAACCTATAAAATGTTTACCAACTACTGGCCGGATGCCGGTGGGGAAGATAGCAAGATTGCAGAAGCAATGAACCGGACACCAAAAATTGTTTTTTCCGGTTCATTACAGGAAGTACAATGGGGAAATCATGGAAATATTTCGTTAGTTACAGAAGATGCGATAACCTATATCACATCATTAAAACAGAAAGAAGAAAAAAACATGATCATGTGGGGTAGTATTTCTTTGGCACAATCCTTACTAAAAGCAAACCTCATCGATGAAATACAACTGGTGGTAGTTCCTGTAGCTATTGGTAAAGGGTATTCTCTCTTCCCTGAAGATTTTAAACTTTTCCATTTGGCACTTTCTGACCACAAGATATTTTCAAATGGTGTGGCTTTGCTTACGTATAAGCCGCAAGAGGTTCTTAGGCCAATATGA